Proteins encoded by one window of Mustela erminea isolate mMusErm1 chromosome 5, mMusErm1.Pri, whole genome shotgun sequence:
- the LOC116590128 gene encoding olfactory receptor 4F6-like, which translates to MDKVNGSVVTEFLLLGLAQSLGMQVFLFLFFSLFYVGIILGNLFIMLTVILDSHLHSPMYILLANLSLIDLGLSSTTVPRMISDLFSDCKIISFHNCMIQMFFIHVMGGVEMVLLIAMAYDRYTAICKPLHYLTTMNPKMCMLLIMAAWIIGVIHAVSQFVFVINLPFCGPNNVGSFYCDFPRVIKLACMDTYRLEFVVTANSGFISMGTFFFLIISYIFILITVRQHSSKDLSKAFITLSAHITVVVLFFTPCMFLYVWPFPTKSMDTFFAIVDFAITPVLNPAIYTLRNRDMKVAMRRLSRQVVSSREMP; encoded by the coding sequence ATGGACAAAGTAAATGGCTCTGTGGTAACTGAGTTTTTGTTACTGGGACTTGCACAATCCTTGGGAATGcaggttttccttttccttttcttctctttgttctatGTGGGGATTATCTTGGGAAACCTCTTCATTATGTTAACAGTAATTTTGGATTCTCACTTACATTCCCCCATGTATATCCTGCTGGCCAACCTATCACTCATTGACCTAGGCCTTTCATCCACCACAGTTCCTAGGATGATCTCTGATCTTTTCAGTGATTGCAAAATCATTTCCTTCCACAACTGCATGATACAAATGTTCTTTATTCATGTCATGGGAGGAGTTGAGATGGTACTGCTCATAGCCATGGCATATGACAGGTACACAGCAATTTGCAAGCCTCTCCACTATCTAACTACTATGAATCCCAAAATGTGCATGCTTTTGATAATGGCTGCTTGGATCATTGGGGTGATTCACGCTGtgtctcagtttgtttttgtcaTAAATTTACCTTTCTGTGGCCCTAATAATGTGGGGAGCTTTTATTGTGATTTTCCTAGAGTTATTAAACTTGCATGCATGGACACTTACAGACTAGAATTTGTGGTCACTGCCAACAGTGGCTTCATATCTATGGgcaccttctttttcttaattatatcaTACATCTTTATTCTGATAACTGTCAGACAACATTCTTCAAAAGATTTATCCAAAGCATTCATCACTCTGTCAGCTCACATCACTgtagtggttttatttttcactccatGCATGTTTCTCTATGTGTGGCCTTTCCCTACCAAATCAATGGATACATTTTTTGCCATTGTGGACTTCGCCATCACTCCCGTATTAAATCCTGCCATCTATACTTTAAGGAACAGAGATATGAAGGTGGCAATGAGAAGGCTGAGCCGACAAGTTGTAAGTTCTAGGGAGATGCCATAA